The Candidatus Binataceae bacterium DNA segment ATCAGCGCGATCTCTTCGGAATTCTTGAGATGGATCACGCCGTTTAACCCTTCGTCGCCGCATCGGCCCGCCCGAGCGCGTTGACAATGCGTTGCTGAATTTCCTCGGGCCGTCCGATGCCGTCGATCTGCGCGAGCTGGCCCGACCGTTCGTAGTACTCCAGCAGCGGCCGCATCGTGGCGGCGAAAACCTCAAGGCGCATCCGCACCGTATCTTCGGCATCGTCGTCCCGCTGGTAGAGCTCGCCGTTACAACTGTTGCACAGGCCCTGATTGCGCGGCGGATCGTAAATCAGATGGTACATCGCGCCGCAGCTCTTGCAGGTGCGCCGCCCCGAGATGCGCTTAACGATTTCGTCATCAGGTACGATTATAGCAATTATTTTGTCGAGCCGGGCGCCGCGCTCCTGCAGGAACGCGGACAACGTCTCGGCCTGCGCAACCGTGCGTGGAAAACCGTCCAGGATGAAGCCGGACGCCGCGTCGGGCTGCTGCAACCGCTCCTGGACGAGCTTAAGCACCAGCTCATCGGGGACCAGCGCGCCCTTGTCCATGTGGCGCTTGGCCTCGAGGCCGAGCGCAGTGCGGTTGCGCACCGCCGCCCGCAGCAGATCGCCGCTTGCCACCTGCGGCACGCCCAGACGCTTCTCGAGCATCCTTGCCTGCGTGCCCTTGCCCGCACCGGGGCCGCCCAGCAATACGATCCGCACCGCTCCTACCTCCCTCTGGGGGACTTGATGCGGCCGCGGCCCATAAAGCCCTCGTAGTTGCGGGTCAGCAGATGGGTTTGCATCTGGGCTACCGTGTCGAGCGCCACGCCGACCACGATCAACAGCGCGGTGCCGCCGAAATAGAACGGCACATTGAAGCGCTGGATCAGCAGCGTCGGCAGGACGCAGATGATGCTGACGTAGATGGCCCCGAAGAGCGTTATCCGCGACAGCACCCGATCGATGTACGCGGCGGTGGTGCGTCCGGGCCGGATGCCGGGGATGAAACCGCCGTACTTCTTCAGATTGTCAGCGACG contains these protein-coding regions:
- a CDS encoding adenylate kinase, whose amino-acid sequence is MRIVLLGGPGAGKGTQARMLEKRLGVPQVASGDLLRAAVRNRTALGLEAKRHMDKGALVPDELVLKLVQERLQQPDAASGFILDGFPRTVAQAETLSAFLQERGARLDKIIAIIVPDDEIVKRISGRRTCKSCGAMYHLIYDPPRNQGLCNSCNGELYQRDDDAEDTVRMRLEVFAATMRPLLEYYERSGQLAQIDGIGRPEEIQQRIVNALGRADAATKG